In the Alteromonas sp. M12 genome, one interval contains:
- the pth gene encoding aminoacyl-tRNA hydrolase, whose protein sequence is MSDIQLIVGLGNPGPEYQNTRHNAGTWFVEALAKQFGCTLKLENKFFGYTGRITYAGQDIRLLIPTTYMNKSGQAVSALSSFYRIPPENMLVAFDELDLPPGIVKFKVGGSSSQNGIRDIVSKLGNFKDFLRLRIGIGHPGDKSRVTGHVLGKASKQDQEKIDAAIDEALRCTEILLKDDLKKAMNRLHSFKVE, encoded by the coding sequence TTGTCTGACATTCAACTTATTGTGGGCCTGGGAAATCCAGGCCCCGAATATCAAAATACCCGTCACAATGCCGGTACATGGTTTGTTGAAGCACTGGCAAAACAATTTGGGTGCACGCTCAAATTGGAAAATAAATTTTTTGGATATACTGGCCGCATTACTTATGCTGGACAGGATATTAGATTACTGATCCCTACCACCTATATGAATAAAAGTGGTCAGGCAGTTTCAGCTCTAAGCAGTTTTTATCGAATCCCCCCTGAAAATATGTTGGTTGCCTTTGATGAGCTTGATTTACCACCCGGTATTGTAAAATTCAAGGTTGGCGGCAGTTCCAGTCAAAATGGGATCAGGGATATAGTTTCAAAACTGGGAAACTTTAAAGACTTTTTACGCTTACGTATTGGCATTGGTCATCCAGGTGATAAATCCAGAGTTACCGGCCATGTGTTAGGAAAAGCGTCAAAACAAGATCAAGAAAAAATCGATGCCGCAATAGACGAAGCATTGCGTTGTACCGAAATATTGTTAAAGGATGATTTAAAAAAGGCAATGAATCGCCTTCATTCATTCAAAGTAGAATAA
- a CDS encoding 50S ribosomal protein L25/general stress protein Ctc — translation MSDAIFNLDAEVRSDLGKGASRRLRREDKVPAILYGAGKDPVSLTLAHNKVIQAQEFEAFYSHVLTLNIAGEKVDALVKDMQRHPFKPKVTHIDFLRVDKNKEVTTNVPLHFINEDKAEAIKTEGGHAEHHMNDVEVTCLPGVLPEFIEVNLESVGLGETVHLSDLVLPEGVVLVELAKGESHDLAVATIKTAKGPSAEEAEEGDSEEAASEE, via the coding sequence ATGTCTGATGCAATTTTCAACTTGGATGCAGAAGTTCGTTCTGACTTGGGGAAAGGTGCGAGCCGCCGCCTACGTCGTGAAGACAAAGTCCCTGCTATCCTTTACGGTGCTGGTAAAGACCCAGTATCTCTAACACTAGCTCATAACAAAGTAATTCAAGCGCAAGAATTCGAAGCTTTTTATAGCCACGTTCTTACTCTTAACATTGCTGGTGAAAAAGTAGACGCGCTTGTTAAAGATATGCAACGTCACCCTTTCAAACCAAAAGTTACACACATAGATTTCTTGCGTGTTGATAAAAATAAAGAAGTTACAACCAATGTACCTCTTCATTTCATCAACGAAGATAAAGCGGAAGCAATTAAAACTGAAGGCGGTCACGCAGAACATCACATGAATGATGTTGAAGTAACATGTTTACCTGGCGTACTTCCAGAATTCATCGAAGTTAACTTAGAGTCTGTTGGTCTAGGTGAAACTGTTCACTTGTCTGACCTTGTGCTTCCTGAAGGTGTAGTTTTAGTTGAGCTTGCTAAAGGTGAGTCTCATGACTTGGCTGTAGCAACAATTAAAACAGCTAAAGGACCAAGCGCAGAAGAAGCTGAAGAAGGCGATTCTGAAGAAGCTGCATCTGAGGAATAA
- a CDS encoding amidohydrolase family protein codes for MNHLKFWVVILCASLINFSVFAEQTALVGGRLIDGFGHQPIANSVILIKDGIIQQVGTVDTLPVPKGYQIVSTEGMDVLPGLWENHAHLMLNGHSDYVHWDKAYINRLADEIMPASAVQLLLAGITSARDLGAPLDDTISVKKRIEDGTIPGPNLYVSGPFLQHEAYPGTEQFRWGINGVRDAKQKVNKLADAGMNIIKLIDQDKMELEEAQAIVDQAHKRGLKVIAHSHRPNEIRRGLEIGVDNFEHTGLTTSPEYPEDIVKMLKERTATGRVAGGPLFWTPTVEGLWNYPATVANPEKLDSQCWKRGLKEDTITDIKGSLEHVGQLDYMQLTPLRKPTLKRKIAQLKDAGVVFLVGTDSGIPAKFHCQSTWNEMAVWVDEMNISAMDTIRAATYWPAVMMGVHEKTGTVSAGKDADIIAVHGDVLRYINLLQRVDFVMKGGVVYKSEGVPVEKNLD; via the coding sequence ATGAATCATCTTAAATTTTGGGTCGTAATATTGTGTGCCAGTTTAATCAATTTCAGCGTTTTTGCTGAGCAAACAGCGTTAGTTGGTGGACGCTTAATTGATGGGTTTGGGCACCAACCTATAGCGAATAGCGTCATTTTAATCAAAGATGGAATTATTCAACAAGTAGGCACAGTTGATACTTTACCTGTGCCTAAGGGGTATCAAATTGTTTCCACCGAAGGGATGGATGTGTTACCTGGTCTGTGGGAAAACCATGCTCATTTAATGCTCAATGGTCACTCAGACTATGTGCATTGGGATAAAGCTTACATAAACCGTTTGGCTGATGAAATTATGCCCGCGAGTGCTGTGCAACTATTGCTCGCGGGGATCACGAGTGCTCGAGATTTAGGAGCACCTTTAGATGACACCATAAGCGTTAAAAAACGAATTGAAGATGGCACTATTCCTGGTCCTAACTTATATGTGTCAGGGCCGTTCTTACAACATGAAGCCTACCCAGGAACGGAACAGTTTCGTTGGGGCATCAATGGGGTGCGTGATGCAAAGCAAAAAGTTAATAAATTAGCTGATGCAGGTATGAACATCATTAAATTAATTGATCAGGATAAAATGGAATTAGAAGAAGCCCAAGCTATTGTCGATCAAGCGCATAAAAGAGGCCTTAAAGTTATCGCGCATTCCCATAGACCGAATGAAATTAGACGCGGTCTTGAAATCGGAGTCGATAATTTTGAACATACTGGACTAACAACCTCTCCTGAGTACCCCGAAGATATTGTAAAAATGCTAAAAGAACGCACTGCAACTGGTCGAGTAGCGGGCGGACCTTTATTTTGGACACCCACCGTTGAAGGTTTGTGGAATTATCCTGCCACTGTTGCCAATCCTGAAAAATTAGACAGCCAATGTTGGAAGCGTGGACTCAAGGAAGACACAATTACTGATATCAAAGGATCGTTAGAACATGTAGGGCAACTGGACTACATGCAACTGACACCGCTACGTAAACCTACGTTGAAACGCAAGATCGCGCAATTGAAAGACGCGGGTGTGGTTTTTCTAGTTGGCACTGATAGTGGTATTCCGGCGAAGTTTCATTGTCAAAGTACCTGGAATGAAATGGCAGTATGGGTAGATGAAATGAATATAAGTGCTATGGATACGATTCGTGCCGCAACTTATTGGCCCGCAGTTATGATGGGTGTCCATGAAAAAACGGGTACGGTTTCAGCGGGTAAAGATGCCGATATTATCGCGGTTCACGGAGATGTTTTACGTTACATTAATTTATTACAGCGGGTCGACTTTGTGATGAAAGGTGGTGTGGTTTATAAATCAGAAGGTGTGCCGGTAGAGAAAAATTTAGATTAA
- a CDS encoding ribose-phosphate pyrophosphokinase, producing the protein MPDMKLFAGNAVPELAQKVADRLYTKLGHASVGRFSDGEISVEIHENVRGSDVFIIQSTCAPTNDNLMELIVMIDALRRASAGRITAVIPYFGYARQDRRVRSARVPITAKVVADFLSNVGVDRVLTIDLHAEQIQGFFDVPVDNAFGTPILLDDMRRRDFHNPVVVSPDIGGVVRARAMAKLLNDTDLAIIDKRRPKANVAQVMHIIGDVNDRDCIIVDDMIDTGGTLGKAAEALKAHGARNVYAYATHAIFSGNAVENIQNSVIDEIIITDSIPLADDIKALSRVKQLTLSNMLAEAIRRVSNEESISAMFEY; encoded by the coding sequence GTGCCGGACATGAAGCTTTTCGCTGGTAATGCAGTACCAGAACTCGCCCAAAAAGTAGCAGATAGACTTTATACTAAACTTGGCCACGCTAGTGTGGGCCGCTTCAGTGATGGTGAAATAAGCGTCGAAATCCATGAGAATGTACGTGGTTCTGACGTTTTTATCATTCAATCAACTTGTGCCCCAACTAACGATAACCTAATGGAATTGATCGTGATGATCGACGCACTTCGTCGCGCATCAGCAGGTCGTATAACCGCTGTAATTCCATATTTTGGCTATGCACGTCAAGATCGACGAGTTCGCTCGGCGCGTGTTCCTATTACCGCAAAGGTAGTGGCTGATTTCTTATCGAACGTGGGTGTTGACCGCGTATTAACCATCGACTTGCATGCAGAACAAATTCAAGGTTTCTTCGATGTGCCAGTTGATAACGCATTTGGAACACCGATTTTGCTAGACGATATGCGTCGTCGTGATTTTCATAATCCAGTAGTAGTTTCGCCAGACATCGGTGGTGTAGTAAGAGCCCGAGCAATGGCAAAACTGCTTAATGACACAGATTTGGCGATTATTGATAAACGTCGTCCCAAAGCTAATGTCGCACAAGTTATGCATATCATTGGTGATGTAAACGATCGAGATTGTATCATTGTCGATGATATGATCGACACTGGCGGTACATTAGGTAAAGCAGCTGAAGCACTAAAAGCTCACGGTGCAAGAAACGTGTATGCCTATGCAACTCATGCGATCTTCTCTGGTAATGCAGTGGAAAATATTCAAAACTCAGTGATTGATGAAATTATCATCACCGATAGTATTCCACTTGCTGATGACATAAAAGCTTTGAGCCGTGTCAAACAACTAACCTTGTCCAACATGTTAGCTGAAGCAATTCGTCGAGTGAGTAATGAAGAATCCATTTCAGCGATGTTCGAGTACTAA
- the ispE gene encoding 4-(cytidine 5'-diphospho)-2-C-methyl-D-erythritol kinase — protein MIQSPLPQHWWPSPAKLNLFLHINGQNEKGYHLLQTLFQLVDIGDQLAFEVTDDGVISIKSELEGVAQEDNLIYKAAKQLQQLSGSTLGCNIWLDKQLPMGGGIGGGSSNAATTLVALNALWKTKLSESQLADIGLTLGADVPIFIYGKTAFAEGVGEKITATELPSKFYLIVFPNCHVSTAEIFAADDLIRNSAKIAWQDYEFTKTRNDCQKLVCDRYPKVANLLRQLLEYAPSRMTGTGACLFSVFDTFEQAEQVKRILPEDCQAFVAKGINTSPLHEYLAIMQLTSA, from the coding sequence ATGATACAGAGCCCGCTCCCTCAACATTGGTGGCCTAGCCCCGCCAAATTAAACCTTTTTTTGCACATCAATGGACAAAATGAAAAAGGTTATCATTTATTGCAAACATTATTTCAATTAGTGGATATTGGTGATCAATTAGCGTTTGAAGTCACTGATGACGGCGTCATTAGCATAAAAAGCGAACTAGAAGGTGTAGCCCAAGAAGATAATTTAATCTACAAAGCAGCCAAACAATTACAGCAACTTTCAGGCTCAACTTTAGGTTGCAATATCTGGTTAGATAAACAGCTTCCAATGGGAGGTGGCATTGGCGGAGGTTCATCCAATGCGGCAACAACCTTGGTTGCGCTCAATGCATTGTGGAAAACGAAATTGTCAGAATCGCAATTAGCTGACATCGGATTAACCCTAGGTGCCGATGTCCCTATATTCATCTATGGCAAAACCGCTTTTGCAGAGGGTGTGGGAGAAAAAATCACAGCAACCGAGCTTCCTTCGAAATTTTATCTGATTGTTTTTCCAAATTGTCACGTGTCCACTGCGGAAATTTTTGCGGCGGATGATTTAATCCGAAATTCAGCTAAAATAGCCTGGCAAGATTACGAATTTACGAAAACTCGCAATGATTGCCAAAAATTAGTCTGTGATCGCTATCCTAAAGTTGCAAATTTATTACGTCAGTTGTTAGAATACGCGCCGTCGAGAATGACAGGGACAGGAGCGTGCTTATTTTCTGTTTTTGACACTTTCGAACAAGCTGAGCAGGTTAAACGAATCTTGCCTGAAGATTGTCAGGCGTTTGTCGCAAAAGGTATTAATACATCCCCCTTACATGAGTATTTAGCTATAATGCAATTAACCTCGGCTTAA
- the lolB gene encoding lipoprotein insertase outer membrane protein LolB, producing MKSIFVISACLTILLLSGCVTSTRINQSIDSERHQQQLSDLTHWKIKGRLAFKSEEDKVSAYMNWQQQLTQFDLQLNTFIGTSILKMQSGDNYAKLEVDDQTFTDTDPNKLILRVTGWNIPVEKLGLWVKGQHTKNDNVVYDEYGLVSKLEAKCKKCVPWTLTYSDYKKVEELWLPHAIELTNTQNTANQIKIKISSWQRMQ from the coding sequence ATGAAATCGATTTTTGTCATATCTGCTTGTTTGACCATACTGTTACTATCAGGTTGTGTAACATCGACTAGAATTAATCAAAGTATCGATAGCGAACGTCATCAGCAGCAGCTTTCAGATTTAACCCATTGGAAAATCAAAGGGCGCTTAGCATTCAAAAGTGAAGAAGATAAAGTTAGTGCTTACATGAATTGGCAGCAGCAACTAACTCAATTTGATTTACAATTAAATACCTTTATAGGTACCAGCATTTTAAAAATGCAAAGTGGTGATAACTACGCAAAATTAGAAGTTGATGACCAAACCTTCACCGATACTGACCCCAATAAATTGATTTTACGGGTAACAGGTTGGAATATTCCGGTAGAAAAGCTCGGACTTTGGGTAAAAGGACAACATACAAAAAATGATAACGTGGTGTACGATGAGTACGGTTTAGTCAGTAAGTTAGAAGCTAAATGCAAAAAATGCGTGCCTTGGACGTTAACCTATTCTGACTACAAAAAAGTGGAAGAACTTTGGTTACCCCATGCTATTGAGCTGACCAACACGCAAAATACCGCGAATCAAATTAAAATTAAAATATCTTCTTGGCAGAGAATGCAATGA
- the hemA gene encoding glutamyl-tRNA reductase, with translation MTLIAVGINHKTAPVVLREKVAFPVESMVEALASLREHLGAEESVILSTCNRTEIYISTEHSLGDKLIKWLANFHNLDTNELICHSYLLEEQEAIQHILRVASGLDSLVLGEPQILGQVKQAYTSAKNYGAVNSQLEKLFQHTFSVAKKVRTETDIGANAVSVAFAAVQLSKQIFSSLSKTKVLLIGAGETIELVAKHLTNNGVNKITVANRTLSRGKELAEQINANVITLAQIPNVLHEADIVISSTASTLPIIGKGMVESALKDRKHKPIFFVDLAVPRDIETEVADLDDAYLYSVDDLQHIVEQNLASRQQAADEAELIIREQAQVYFNWQNSLESIDSLKLFRQQNNDVKVKLQQRALSQLAEGKDPQEVVIELSNKLTNALLHAPTKALSRAASEQDQDTLSLLRQTLGLDVEKEQTGKS, from the coding sequence ATGACACTGATTGCTGTAGGAATTAATCACAAAACGGCCCCTGTGGTTTTACGCGAGAAAGTTGCCTTTCCTGTGGAATCCATGGTGGAAGCGCTTGCCTCTTTGCGAGAGCATTTAGGTGCTGAAGAATCAGTAATTCTATCTACCTGCAATCGAACTGAAATTTATATATCAACTGAACATTCGTTAGGCGATAAGCTGATCAAGTGGCTTGCTAACTTTCATAATTTAGATACCAACGAACTTATTTGCCATAGTTATCTGCTTGAAGAACAAGAGGCTATCCAGCACATTTTGCGAGTCGCCAGTGGTTTAGATTCTTTAGTATTGGGTGAGCCGCAGATTCTAGGGCAGGTAAAACAAGCGTATACGAGCGCCAAAAATTATGGCGCAGTGAATAGTCAACTTGAAAAGTTATTCCAACATACTTTCTCGGTGGCAAAGAAAGTTCGAACAGAGACAGACATTGGTGCTAATGCGGTTTCCGTTGCTTTTGCTGCTGTGCAGTTATCAAAACAGATATTCTCTTCATTATCAAAAACCAAAGTTTTGTTAATAGGGGCTGGTGAAACAATAGAATTGGTTGCTAAACATCTGACCAATAATGGTGTGAACAAGATTACCGTTGCCAACCGGACATTAAGCCGTGGTAAAGAATTAGCAGAGCAAATAAACGCTAACGTTATTACACTTGCGCAAATTCCCAATGTTTTGCATGAAGCCGATATTGTCATTAGTTCTACTGCAAGTACTTTGCCCATTATCGGTAAGGGGATGGTAGAAAGTGCGCTAAAAGACCGTAAACATAAGCCTATCTTCTTCGTGGACCTTGCGGTACCTAGAGATATAGAAACCGAAGTCGCAGATTTAGATGATGCTTATTTGTATTCGGTTGATGATTTACAACATATTGTCGAACAGAATTTGGCCAGTCGCCAACAAGCTGCCGACGAAGCTGAGTTGATCATAAGAGAACAGGCTCAGGTCTACTTTAATTGGCAAAACTCACTAGAATCGATTGATTCATTGAAATTATTTCGTCAGCAAAATAATGACGTTAAAGTTAAATTACAACAACGTGCTCTAAGCCAATTGGCCGAAGGCAAAGATCCGCAAGAAGTCGTGATAGAATTATCAAATAAACTGACCAATGCGTTACTACACGCGCCAACCAAAGCGCTGAGCCGTGCTGCATCAGAACAAGACCAAGATACATTGTCATTGCTCAGGCAAACATTGGGTCTGGATGTCGAAAAAGAACAAACAGGAAAATCATGA
- the prfA gene encoding peptide chain release factor 1 translates to MKDSVVSKLETLIERFEEVQALLSNAEIIADQNKFRALSKEYSQLESVVKTFKLYQQAQEDLKSAQEMMQEDDAEMREMAQEEYKEAKSKIESLENDLQILLLPRDPNDDSNCFLEIRAGAGGDEAAIFAGDLFRMYSRYAETQGWRVELINANEGEHGGYKEVVANIIGDGVYGIMKFESGGHRVQRVPETESQGRIHTSACTVAVLPEIPESEAIEINPSDLRIDTFRASGAGGQHVNKTDSAIRLTHIPTGVVVECQDERSQHKNRAKAMSVLQSRLNQIEDDKRAAEEASTRRNLVGSGDRSERIRTYNFPQGRVTDHRINLTLYKLDDVIAGDVNALLEPIRQEHQADLLASLSDGN, encoded by the coding sequence ATGAAAGATTCAGTAGTCAGTAAATTAGAAACCCTTATCGAACGATTTGAAGAAGTTCAGGCGTTGTTAAGTAATGCAGAAATTATTGCTGATCAAAATAAATTCCGCGCGTTATCTAAAGAATATTCTCAATTAGAAAGTGTTGTTAAAACCTTTAAGCTTTATCAGCAAGCCCAGGAAGACTTAAAATCTGCGCAAGAAATGATGCAAGAAGATGATGCAGAAATGCGCGAGATGGCACAAGAAGAGTATAAAGAAGCTAAGTCGAAAATCGAAAGTTTAGAAAATGACTTACAAATATTATTGCTGCCAAGAGATCCTAATGACGATAGCAATTGCTTCTTGGAAATCAGGGCTGGGGCTGGTGGAGATGAAGCCGCTATTTTTGCTGGTGATTTATTTAGGATGTATAGCCGTTATGCTGAGACACAAGGCTGGCGAGTAGAGCTTATCAATGCAAACGAAGGTGAGCACGGTGGTTACAAAGAGGTGGTTGCGAATATTATCGGCGACGGCGTCTATGGAATCATGAAATTTGAATCTGGTGGACATCGAGTTCAACGGGTTCCTGAAACGGAATCTCAAGGTCGGATTCATACCTCTGCTTGTACTGTTGCAGTATTGCCTGAAATACCAGAATCTGAAGCAATTGAAATTAATCCTTCAGACTTAAGAATTGATACGTTTAGGGCATCGGGGGCGGGAGGACAGCACGTCAACAAAACAGACTCTGCAATTCGTCTAACTCACATACCTACAGGCGTTGTAGTCGAATGTCAGGATGAACGTTCTCAGCACAAAAACCGTGCGAAAGCTATGTCTGTACTGCAATCTAGATTGAATCAAATCGAGGACGATAAACGCGCTGCAGAAGAAGCTTCGACACGCAGAAACTTGGTTGGGAGTGGGGATCGCTCAGAGCGCATTCGTACTTATAATTTTCCCCAAGGCCGAGTGACCGACCATAGAATCAATTTAACCTTGTACAAATTGGATGACGTAATTGCCGGCGATGTGAATGCGTTGCTGGAGCCAATTAGACAGGAGCATCAGGCTGACCTGTTAGCCTCTTTGTCTGATGGAAACTAA
- the prmC gene encoding peptide chain release factor N(5)-glutamine methyltransferase translates to METNPNLTAGSCVSELLNWAYQHLSEGESPKTDARLLLAYCIGKSTTYLMTWPDQIVDESAQSRFQQLVCKRKLGHPVAHLICKRDFWTLSLEVTPDTLIPRPETELLVEQALQLPLNQNAKVLDLGTGTGAIALSLAQEKPEWDVLGVDVIEDAVALAKRNAVANQLSHVKFLHSSWFSELGANTFDLIVSNPPYVESDSQYLSQGDVRFEPVSALTSGKDGLDDIKIIIEQSLQHLEAGGWLLIEHGYNQSEAIGKLFAHYQYINIFHKKDLNNQPRISAAQKR, encoded by the coding sequence ATGGAAACTAATCCAAATTTGACTGCAGGTTCCTGCGTTTCAGAACTGTTGAATTGGGCCTATCAGCATCTGTCAGAGGGCGAAAGTCCAAAAACGGATGCTAGATTGTTACTAGCTTACTGCATCGGAAAATCAACGACTTACCTGATGACTTGGCCTGATCAAATTGTTGATGAGAGCGCCCAATCACGTTTTCAGCAATTGGTTTGTAAGCGCAAGCTAGGTCATCCAGTAGCACATTTAATTTGTAAACGAGATTTCTGGACGCTAAGTCTTGAGGTAACTCCTGATACGCTGATTCCGCGCCCTGAAACTGAATTATTGGTTGAACAAGCGTTGCAATTACCCTTAAATCAAAATGCAAAAGTGCTAGATTTGGGCACAGGTACAGGGGCTATTGCATTGTCTTTAGCTCAAGAAAAGCCTGAATGGGATGTTTTAGGTGTGGATGTCATTGAAGATGCAGTCGCTTTAGCAAAGCGCAACGCAGTTGCCAATCAATTGTCTCATGTCAAATTTCTGCACAGTAGTTGGTTTAGTGAATTAGGCGCTAACACTTTTGACTTGATTGTTAGTAATCCGCCTTATGTTGAAAGTGACAGCCAATACCTTTCACAAGGTGATGTGCGTTTTGAGCCTGTATCTGCTTTAACTTCTGGAAAAGATGGTTTAGATGACATTAAAATAATCATTGAGCAATCACTTCAGCATCTAGAAGCAGGAGGTTGGCTGCTTATTGAACATGGATACAATCAATCTGAGGCTATCGGTAAACTATTTGCACACTATCAATATATAAATATATTTCATAAAAAAGACCTAAATAACCAACCCCGTATAAGTGCAGCTCAAAAACGCTAA
- a CDS encoding DUF3369 domain-containing protein: MSDMFLFAEDTDEKIEVQKGVWKVLIVDDEPEVHAVTKLALNDFVFQEKGLRFISAYSGKEAKELFQQHDDIAVVLLDVVMETDEAGLDVAQYVRNELHNNFTRIILRTGQPGQAPERDVILNYDINDYKSKTELTAQKLFTVVIAALRSYRDIMVIEENRQGLEKIISASANLFSIRSLENFIEGIIQQLSSLLGGTKDAAYITSAIAAPNPIDVFEPKEFYVFSGKGEYHGQEGALLEDVVTGDELVACRKALKEKSLVYGDEYVAAYCQGKHTNGSLLYLSGIPRAMNRYDKKLLEIFSNNVQIAFDNVLLTKDIEDSQREIIERLGDAMEKQFSVGKHIQRMVEMCKLLSKEYGLSETQIEMLALAVPLHDVGKLKVPTDILGKPGPLNDLEKEAAKRHAQIGYDLLKDSRRKIIQSAAQVARDHHEHWDGNGYPRGLKGEKIHIFSRITAIADVYDALRSKLNYKEAWPLDKVLDTFKEARGKQFEPKLVDILLENIEKIENIQQQYPDPV; the protein is encoded by the coding sequence ATGTCTGATATGTTTCTGTTTGCTGAAGACACAGACGAAAAAATTGAAGTTCAGAAAGGTGTATGGAAAGTCCTTATAGTTGACGATGAACCTGAGGTTCATGCGGTTACCAAGCTTGCATTGAACGATTTTGTTTTTCAGGAAAAAGGCCTTCGCTTTATTAGCGCATACAGCGGGAAAGAAGCTAAAGAACTTTTCCAGCAGCATGATGATATTGCGGTTGTGTTGTTAGATGTTGTAATGGAAACAGATGAAGCCGGTTTAGACGTTGCCCAATATGTACGTAACGAGCTTCACAACAATTTCACTCGTATCATTTTACGCACAGGGCAGCCCGGGCAAGCACCAGAGCGTGATGTGATTCTAAATTACGATATTAATGATTATAAATCGAAAACCGAACTTACAGCTCAGAAATTGTTCACTGTGGTAATCGCAGCTCTTCGCTCATATCGAGATATCATGGTAATTGAAGAGAATCGGCAAGGTTTAGAAAAAATCATTTCCGCTTCTGCAAATTTATTTTCTATTCGTTCCTTAGAAAATTTTATCGAAGGTATTATTCAACAGCTATCTTCGCTACTTGGAGGAACAAAGGATGCTGCTTATATCACTTCAGCCATTGCCGCCCCTAATCCAATTGATGTATTCGAGCCTAAGGAGTTTTACGTGTTCTCTGGAAAAGGAGAGTACCATGGACAAGAAGGAGCGTTGTTAGAAGATGTTGTAACCGGGGATGAGCTTGTTGCCTGTAGAAAAGCATTGAAAGAAAAATCACTGGTTTATGGCGATGAATACGTTGCAGCCTATTGTCAGGGTAAACATACTAATGGATCCCTGTTGTATTTATCTGGTATTCCCAGAGCAATGAATCGCTATGATAAAAAGCTTCTGGAAATATTCAGTAATAATGTCCAAATAGCTTTTGATAACGTGCTTCTCACAAAAGATATTGAAGACTCCCAACGAGAAATAATCGAACGTTTGGGCGATGCTATGGAAAAACAGTTTAGCGTTGGAAAGCACATTCAAAGGATGGTTGAAATGTGTAAACTGCTCTCCAAAGAGTATGGTTTATCTGAGACACAAATTGAAATGCTCGCCTTAGCTGTGCCATTGCATGATGTCGGAAAATTGAAAGTTCCAACCGATATATTAGGTAAACCGGGTCCACTCAATGACTTAGAAAAAGAAGCTGCCAAACGGCACGCTCAAATCGGCTATGATTTGTTGAAAGATTCTCGTCGCAAAATTATTCAGTCAGCGGCCCAAGTCGCTCGCGATCACCATGAACATTGGGATGGCAATGGCTACCCTCGAGGTTTGAAGGGTGAAAAAATCCATATTTTTAGTCGGATTACGGCCATTGCTGATGTTTATGATGCCCTGCGTAGTAAACTCAATTACAAAGAGGCTTGGCCGTTGGATAAAGTGCTAGATACCTTCAAAGAGGCGCGAGGAAAACAGTTTGAACCTAAACTGGTCGACATTTTACTCGAAAATATCGAGAAAATAGAGAATATACAACAGCAATACCCTGATCCTGTTTAA
- a CDS encoding SirB2 family protein has translation MMTKHLHLTAVALSIILFILRFVWLQRNSTLLHKKWVKIVPHVIDTLLLVTAITLCFIVPFNPIQHPWLWQKIVLVIAYIGLGFYVLKFADSAIKQWGGFTLAIVCLMLAANLAVSKQALIGF, from the coding sequence ATGATGACCAAACATCTTCACCTTACTGCAGTGGCATTAAGCATTATTTTATTTATTTTACGATTTGTATGGTTACAGCGTAATTCAACATTGTTACATAAAAAATGGGTGAAAATAGTACCGCATGTAATTGATACCCTGTTGCTGGTTACTGCTATAACTCTATGTTTTATCGTACCTTTTAATCCTATCCAACATCCTTGGTTGTGGCAAAAAATCGTTCTGGTTATCGCCTATATTGGACTAGGGTTTTACGTACTAAAATTTGCTGATTCAGCGATAAAACAATGGGGTGGTTTTACCCTCGCTATTGTGTGTTTAATGTTGGCTGCTAACTTAGCGGTTAGTAAACAAGCACTTATTGGCTTTTAA